A single genomic interval of Perca fluviatilis chromosome 19, GENO_Pfluv_1.0, whole genome shotgun sequence harbors:
- the LOC120548236 gene encoding zinc finger protein ZIC 4-like gives MKRTAVVARHNGLVSPLGNNNSGASSIVSPPQPRATSISASADSGVGGGMDGLLDFSKGPTVKTELVCKWIDRTSSRPRLGRTATSVCDQTFSSMHELVDHVTTEHVAAGLETLSHVCMWDECMRGGKAFKAKYKLINHIRVHTGEKPFSCAFPNCGKMFARSENLKIHTRTHTGEKPFQCDYCERRFANSSDRKKHSQVHTASKPYDCKALGCTKSYTHPSSLRKHMKVHVKSSPTSEPQDVYDSIPHQLQQPHQALLEPLDLKMNRLSPSLANKNTNFPLLSNHQLDISSASEVDHKLLLRSSSPMTMPLDLSLSGLKSQLAQKQQSGRTQRRSQRSVNPALPQLSNIKEWYVCTRSTAPHFPLLHPDHIKSEPSDDEEYVT, from the exons ATGAAGCGGACGGCTGTAGTGGCCAGGCACAATGGCCTCGTCTCTCCGCTGGGGAACAACAACTCCGGGGCTTCGAGCATCGTCTCACCACCACAGCCGAGAGCCACTAGTATCTCCGCTTCTGCCGACAGTGGTGTTGGCGGTGGGATGGACGGCCTGCTGGATTTCTCCAAAGGCCCCACCGTCAAAACCGAGCTGGTCTGTAAATGGATTGACCGAACTTCTTCGAGACCGAGGCTTGGGCGGACGGCGACATCCGTCTGCGACCAAACTTTCAGCTCCATGCACGAGCTGGTGGACCACGTCACCACCGAGCATGTAGCAGCGGGGCTCGAGACCCTCAGTCATGTCTGCATGTGGGACGAGTGTATGCGCGGCGGGAAGGCATTCAAAGCCAAATACAAACTCATCAACCACATTCGCGTGCACACCGGGGAGAAGCCTTTTTCATGCGCATTTCCCAACTGCGGCAAGATGTTCGCACGCTCCGAGAACCTCAAGAtccacacgcgcacgcacactg GTGAGAAGCCATTCCAGTGTGATTATTGTGAGCGACGCTTCGCCAACAGCAGCGACCGGAAGAAGCATTCACAGGTCCACACAGCCTCGAAGCCCTACGACTGCAAAGCCCTGGGCTGCACCAAGTCCTACACCCACCCCAGCTCCCTGCGCAAACACATGAAGGTTCACGTCAAGTCGTCACCTACCTCTGAACCCCAGGACGTGTACGACTCCATCCCTCATCAACTccaacaacctcatcaagccctCCTCGAGCCCCTCGACCTTAAAATGAATCGCCTCTCTCCATCACTTgccaataaaaacacaaattttcCTCTCCTGTCCAATCACCAATTGGATATCAGCTCAGCCAGCGAAGTTGACCATAAGCTGCTGCTGCGGAGTTCATCGCCAATGACAATGCctctggatctctctctgtcaggcCTGAAGAGTCAGCTGGCCCAGAAGCAGCAGAGTGGTAGGACCCAGCGGAGGAGCCAGCGCTCAGTCAACCCAGCCTTACCTCAGTTGTCTAACATTAAGGAGTGGTATGTCTGTACCAGGAGTACAGCACCACACTTTCCTCTACTTCACCCAGACCACATCAAATCAGAACCTAGTGATGATGAGGAGTATGTCACGTAG